The following is a genomic window from Opitutus sp. GAS368.
CGCCGTGTGGATCATTGCGGGCGTGGCGTCCAGGACGATGCGGAGGCTGTTTTCGGCCCGCTTCAGCGCCCCCTCGGCCTCCTTGCGGTCTTCGATATCGACGCTTGATCCGAACCATTTGACGATGTTCCCCTGCTCGTCGCGCAGCGGCGCGGTGCGGACCAGAAACCAGCGAAACTCCCCGTCGGCCCGCCGCAGGCGCATTTCATCCTCCGACGGTTCCCCCGCCGCCATGTTCGCGCGCCACTTTTCCAAGACCCGGGGCGCGTCTTCGGGATGAATCACGGCCAGCGGATCTTTGACATACTCTTCCAAGGAAAGACCGGCATAGTCCAGCCAGCGCTGATTGAGGAAATCCACGACGCCGTCGGGCCGAACGCTCCAAGCCATCATGGGAATCGTATCGATGATCAGCCGGATACGATCTTCGGTCTGTTTCACGACCGCTTCGGCCAGCTTCCGCTCGGTGATGTCTTCCGCAATTCCGGCGATACGATAGACGTGCGCGGCTTCATCCTTGATCGGGAACCCCCGGTCCCTGATCCAACGGACGGAGCCATCCGGTCGCACCACCCGATATTCGATGTCGAAACCGCGCTCGCGCTTTCCCACCAGGGCCTCGACCGCGCGGGGGCGGTCGTCCGGATGAATGGCCGCGATAAAAGAGCGGGGATCCTGGTGCGCGCTCTCGCGGGACCGGCCCCAGACCGCCTCATACGCGGGACTGACGTAGAGGACTTCGCTCAGATCGATCGTGGTCAGCCAGAAGACTTCATGGATGTTCTCGGCGATCTGCCGGAAGCGCTGTTCGCTCTCGACCAAGGCTGCGGTCCGCTGCTGGATTCTTTTTCTGAGCAGGCGATTCCACCCGGCCAGGCCGGCGATGATCAGGACCGCCACGATCGCACTGTAGCCCGCGTAAACCAGGTAGCGGCCATACCAATTGATCGTGCGGCCGAACCATTTCTCGTCGATCTGCTTCAATTCGCCCGGGTCGATGGCCGCGAAGCCCGCCTCCACCTGCTGCAGCAGGGCTGTATCGCCCTTGTGCACGGCCCGCTGGATCCCCTCGCGGAAGATCGACGCCGACTGCCGGAATTCAGTCTCGATGCCCGCCTTGTTCAGCAGATAAAGCGCGGACGGCGCATCGGCCACGAAGACACTTATCTTACGCTGCTTCGCCGCCTTGATCATCTCTTCGAAATTTTGAAAAAGGATCAGATCGGTCACTCCCGCCGCTCTGAGTTTGTAAACATGCTGGTCGCCCATCTCGGCCCCGACTGGAAATCCTTTGAGTGACGCGAGGTCGGTGATGCCGGAAATGTCGTTCCGGAAGAAGACCGGCACCTCGATCTTGGCATAGGGCGGGGTAAAATCAAAATAGTCCCGCCGCTCGACCGTCTCGACGATGCAGTCGATCACATCGAACTCCCCTGCGCGCATGCGCCGCACGGCCTCGCCCCAGTCCAGCGCTTCGAGTTCAACCTTGATGCCCGTCTTCTTTTCCCACGCCCGCCATTGATCGACCAGGATGCCTTGCAGCCTGCCTTCGTTCGATCGAAACGAGTAAGGCGCGTAATGGTTATCCAGCACGACCCGGATGGTTCGTGGTGTCGCGATGGCCGCCTGGGCCCGGGCCTGGGGGGAAACCCAGGCCAACACGAGCAAGGCGAGCCCGAGGCCCGCCCAACGAGTCACCTCTCGGGCGCAGGCGCAGAACTTCCGGCGGCGGCTCCAGCTATCAGCGACTTTCAGGACTTGAATCATGCGGTTTGTTAGAAGGGATCAACTCCCGGTGGCCTTGCGCAATTCTTACACAGTCCGATCATCGATGTCTACACTGCGCTCCATTGCCCTCACCTGTCGATCAACCATGATTCCGATTGTCATGAGGAACCCGAGGATGTGCCGTTCTAATCCTGGCTCCGGGCGATGCATAGCGGCCCGGTCCTCCGGGGCCGGCCGCCCGGGCGGGCATGCCCTGCTGTAGATAATGCCCCTTGGGGCGGGGTCACTTTTTGCGTGTCGCCAGCGCCTGCGGGAGGCGCTTGGTGAGAAACGCCTCTACCCGTGGCATACCTTCGGCGGACAGGCCTTTGAAAATCTGCGCCGGATCGATCATCAGATCAGTGCATACCTGACGACCCTTCCGCGAGGTCAAAGCCGCCAGCAGGAGTTCGAGGAAATCGATGAGTTTCCGTTCGGTCATGGTCCCCTTCCGGGCGGTGGTCTGCAAATCAGCAAGATAACGCGGGAGCGCCTGGACCAGGATCAGGACGTGGCGCGCGTCCTGCCGGCCGGTTTGGTTGAGATCAACGAGATTGGCGATCTTGGCGCGAAGCAGGGCGATGGGCCCGGGCGCCTGCACTTGAACCGCCTTCTCACCGAGCGCAAACAGGTAGGCGGGTTCGCGCAACTCCTCGTTGGTCGCACCGTGGACATAGCGGAGCACTTCGATCAGGAGCGGTGCCCCGGACGCATCCCGGGCGACGATCACCCCGACCTCGTTGGTCGGCGGCCTCAGAGGAAAGAAACGGGGCTTCTGACCGGTGACCTGTCCCAGGAGTTTCAGGGTGTCCTCGTCGCCAAGCACGTCCGCATCACGGGAAACGAAGGGAGCCAGTTCAGATTTCGGGTCGAGATAGTAAAGGGCCCAGAGGTTGACGGCTTGGCCGCCGACCAACAGGAGCGGCTTGGGCGTGGCAAAGGCATCCGCAAAGTCACCGGGCGGACGCGGAGTGGAATCAGACGGATGCATGCGCTTGCGCGAAGTTGAGGAGGCGAAGTGGCTGGCTCGCGCGCACGAGCGAGTTGCGGTCCTGGACTTCGGCCGGCGCGGCGAGCTTCAGATCGAGCATGACCTGGTCAAACTCCCGCTGCGCGCGCTTGTAGCGGGACAAGTGGGCGGGCGTCTTGAATTGCGCCGGCATCCGGGGCTCCAGCCGGCGCACGACGGCCCGCAGTTCATTCACTTGTTCAGGAAGCACCGTGCGCTTGCGAACGGTCTCACGCGCCGCCTCCCGCAACAGGGCCATGACGGTCGTCTTCTCCCGCCGGGCGATGGTCGCAAGCGCGGCCAATACCGCGGAGTGTTCCGCGAGGCTTTGCCGTCGCTTGGTCTTGGAGAGTTGGTTGGGCATATAAAAGGTTGTTTCAACCTATTATTGCCCGACCCCATTGCAAGCTTCTGCGCACACGGTGCGCACAGCCGGCTCGTTCATGTTAGTCAGTGCCAGCGGCTCGCGAGTGAAAGTCGGAGACATGGAGTATTTTCATCTATGCAGAGCTACGGCGCGCCTGCTGGCGCCCGCACTTGTCCGCACTACGACCTACGGAGATTTTACGGAGTTTATTGCCCTGAATCGCCTAGTATTGCCCTGTATTACATTTCAAACGCCGCGTTTTTTCGGCGCTGTAACCCGTTAAACGAAAAGCCCTCCCGAGCAGTGGGAGGGCTTTGAAATTGGGTGCAGGGGCTGGATTTGAACCAGCCGTTTTCCGAGGGAAGGAGGGTCAAAAAGCACAATGGGACGCACAAAACGTCGCTAAACTGCTCCGGGTGCTGAGCGCATGGCCTACCCTGCGCCCTGAACTGCAAGCGGCAATCCTTACGCTCGTCGAAAGCGCGGCTGGGGGTGCGGGAAAGTGACTACGGGCTGTCAGGAGATGGCCGGACGGGCAGCCGGATGCGGCCGCGGAGCGGCCGCGCCGGCGACCGCCGGCCTTCCTTGTCAGAATAGTAACAATTCCAACAAACCAAAATCCAGATACAGTTTATTTCCGGTCCCTCATGCGCCGAATTTTTACACCGACCGAGAGAAAAAGCACGTCTGGGACAAGCACGACGACGACACCCTGCACCGGCTCGGGATGCCAACGGGGGCCGAGGCCCGGTCGGCCTTTCACCTCCGGCTCAATGTCGCGGCCTTTATCCAGCATTGGGGCCGCAATCGCTGCCTGTTCTTCACCGTCACCGATGAACACAACCTGCACCCGACCCTCTTTGCTCGCCGCTGGAATAGCTTTCTCGTGCGTAACGGCGCATGGATCGTCAGCTATATCCGCGTCCTGGAGCCCCAAAAGCAGGGCCGGCCCCACTATCACCTGCTTGTCGCCGTCAATTGGGACACAAGGCCGGATGCTTTCGATTGGCAGGCGTTTGACGGGTGCCAAAAGGAACGCCGTGAGAATGGCCCCACCGCCCTTTTCCGCGAGCTGCGTGCCCGCTACAAGGCATGTGCCGCCCCTGAGCTGGTCGCTATGTGGCAACTTCTCCGCAAGGTGCTTCCACGCTACGGTCTTGGCCGGGCGGAGCTGCTGCCCATCCGCAAAGGGAAGGAAGCGATTTCAGAGTATATCGGTAAGTATCTCGAGGCGGGGCTGGTCATCCGCAAACACTCATGGAAGGGATGCCGGCGTGTGGAGTTTGATCGTCGCAACAAAATCGTCTGGCTCGCTTGCACCCGTGTTTTTGCGTGGCACTCTCCCGGAGCAATAGCTTGGCGGGCTCGTGTGGCAGAACTGGCCCGCTGTTTGGATGTTTCTGATATGGACGGGCTTCGCGCTAAGATCGGCCCAAAATGGGCATACCGTTTGCGGGAAACTATCACTTTGGCTTCACCCGAACAATGGGCTGAAATCCTCTTTGTTCTGCGATGTCGTATCGAAACTCCAAATTCCACAGACCTATGTAATTTTCAGTAAGGAATGAGTCTCGCGTTAAGGAATGTTACCGTTTTTGACTTGGGGTGAGAAACGTTAACTTAAGCAAGCTAGCATCAAAATGAACCCGCGCAGCACAACGACGAATAAGACCACCAGCAGTGGTCGCTTCATAGAGCTTGACGCTGATAAACTGCGCGGCGGCTACTACACATCTGCCCAAATCGCCGCATGGCTTTGCAAATGGGCGATTCGCGAGAAAACCGAGCATGTGCTTGAGCCTAGTTGTGGCGATGGTTCATTTCTTGTCGCTGCGGTTGATCGGCTAGTCGAGCTTGGCCTTAGCAATGCGGCCATCGCTTCACAAGTTACCGGAATTGAGATTCTAGGCCCAGAAGCAGAGCAAGCTCGTCGGCGGCTACACCCCATTCTCACATCTCAAGCCAAAGGTGTCGTCAAAACGTCAGATTTCTTCACGTGGTGGCAAAAAAGCGAACAGCCTGCTTTTGACGTTGTGGTCGGAAACCCGCCTTTCATCCGTTACCAGACCTTCCCGGAACCACACCGTAGCAAAGCAATGACCATCATGGAAGGCTTTGGCCTCACGCCAAACCGCCTGACGAACATCTGGGTCCCCTTCGTCGTCGCAGCAACCATGAGCATCAAGCCAGGCGGGCGCATGGCACTTGTGTTGCCTGCGGAGCTTCTGCAAGTGACCTACGCCGCTCAATTACGATCTTTTCTCACAGATCATTTTGGCCGTATCGACATTGTTGCTTGTAACGAACTGTTTTTTGAAAAAGCCGAGCAAGAAGTCGTCTTGCTACTCGCTGATGAGGCTTTGGCTAAAGCTTCCGAAGTAAACGTTTGCCGCGTAACTATGACCGAGACGGCAACTGTTGCAGAGATCACACGCAAAACTCCGGCGTCACTTTTAAAGTCGGCGCAAGCCAAGACCATCAGTCACGATAATGAAAAGTGGCTGAAATATTTCCTGTCGCCCCAGGAAATCGAATTCATACGCCAACTGCGCTCCAATAAAATCACCACGACAATGGCAACGCATGCTAGCGTCGATGTCGGTGTTGTGACCGGCAAGAATGAGTTCTTCGTTCTTTCGGAAGGACAGGTCAAAGAGATGGCCCTTTTCGATTACACTACACCGCTTGTCTCACGTTCCGTTCAACTTAAAGGCACGCGTATCGGGAAAACGGATTGGAAGTCGCTCTCAGAAGCAGGTGATCGCGTATACCTTCTCAATATTGCTAATGGCCATACCGAGAAACTGCCTGAAAAGCTCCGTAAGTATATTCGCTACGGTGAATCTAAAGAATTTCATAAGGGCTATAAATGTTCGATCCGGAAACCTTGGTATGCAGTTCCGTCGATTTGGACTCCCGACGGTTTCTTATTCCGGCAAATCTATGATTTCCCGCGTGCCGTATTGAACAATACGGAAGCAACTTCTACCGATACGATACATCGTATTTCCTGTAAGATCGCCAAACCTGAACGGATCGTAGCAAATACCTACACTTGGATGACCGCAGCCTCTGCTGAGATCGAAGGCAGAAGTTATGGCGGTGGTGTTCTCGAGCTTGAGCCTACTGAGGCTGAACGCCTGCTCATGCCCGCAGAGTTGAACGGAGCCATGCCGCTTGCTGATGCAGATAAGCTCATTCGGGCTGGCAAGCTGGACTCCGTGCTCGAGGCGAATGCCCGTATAGTGCTAATGCAGCACATGGGAATGACTGCGAGGGAGTGCAGCATCTTGCGTGATATATGGATCAAAATGAGGGATCGGCGTATGGCACGTCGGCGCAGTGTGCAAAATACTGATGCACTGACCAACGTATGACTGCCGACCCGAAATCTAGGGCTCGTGCTTCTATTGCGGCGTTAGTGCAGAGTTTTAGACGACACGAAGCGGACTATTTAAGCACGACTTACAACGAAACTCAGGCTCGCACAGATTTTATTACGCCTTTGCTCGAGGCTTTCGGTTGGGACGTGCATAATAGCGCGGCACAATCTCTGGGCCTGCGCGAGGTAATCGAAGAAGCGACAGTCGATGTCGCTGAAGAGCGCGTTTCTAAGAAGCCCGATTACGAACTTCGCCTTGCGAGGCAGCGGAAGATTTTCGTCGAAGCAAAAAAACCTAGCGTCCACATTGAAAGGAACCGAGACGCGGCATTCCAAACTCGACGCTATGGTTATTCTGCGAGTCTGCCAATTTCCGTATTAACCAACTTTCATCAGTTGGCTGTTTATGACTGCTTGCCACAGCCTAGCCAGACAGACGAGGCACATGTCGCTCGTCTCATGCTTGTCAAATACGACGAATTTGAAGCCCACTTTGATGAGCTTTGGAATCTGCTATCCCGTGCGACGGTTTACTCTGGTGACTTCGACCGTCGTTTTGCCGTCGGCGTAACACGGCATGGAGCTGAGCAGTTCGATGATTTTTTCCTTGGGCAAGTGCGGTCGTGGAGAGAACGCCTGGCTGTTGATATTCACGCTAACACGCCAGGACTATCTTCGAGTGAGCTAACATACGCAGTTCAGCTTTTTCTTTCTCGCATAGTCTTTTTGCGTATTTGCGAGGATAGAGAAATCGAACGCTACGAGACTTTACGTGGGCTTGATTCGGCGAACACGTTTAACGCACTGATGAGCGAATTGCGGCGTGCGGACGCTTTCTATGACTCGGGGCTCTTTCACCTGATAGATGACGAACGTCTTGGGATTCGCATCAGTGATGCCGTGCTTGAAAGCATTATCGAGGAACTTTATTACCCTCAAAGTCCCTATACTTTTGCCGTTGTAGAGACAGAAGTGCTCGGAGAAATTTACGAACAATTTCTTGGCGAAGTCATAACGGTCAATGCGGCAAGCGTTGAAATTGTCAGCAAACCAGAAGTGCGCGAAAGTGGTGGAGTAGTGCCGACTCCGCGCTATATTGTGGAGGCAATCGTTGATCGGACTCTCGGACCTTGTTTACACGGGAAAAGCCCGGAACAAATAAGATCATTAACGGTTGCGGACATTTGCTGCGGATCGGGCATCTTCCTGCTCTCTGCCTATGAATTCCTTTTGGATCATCACCTCAGCTGGTATCTAACTCATGACCGAGACCGGCATACTGGGTCCACCATCTACGAAAGTGCAGGCGATCAATGGCGCCTAACCTTTGCGGAAAAAAGGCGTATTCTCCTTACGCATGTCCGGGGAGTTGATATCGACGGCAACGCGGTAGAGATCGCGAGATTTAGTCTGCTACTGAAGTTGATTGAGAACGAAACTGCTGACGGGCTGCGTGACTACGTCACCCGGCATCGCCATGCTGCATTACCAGCGCTCAATGGGGTTCTCCGATCAGGCAATAGTTTGGTTCGCCCGGCTGAGTGGACCACGGTGCTGGGACAGCTTCCGCCTGCGCTGCGCGACAGGGTAAACCCATTTTCTTGGGAAACTGAGTTTCCAGAGGAAATGTCCCGAGGCGGTTTCGAC
Proteins encoded in this region:
- a CDS encoding PAS domain S-box protein, whose protein sequence is MIQVLKVADSWSRRRKFCACAREVTRWAGLGLALLVLAWVSPQARAQAAIATPRTIRVVLDNHYAPYSFRSNEGRLQGILVDQWRAWEKKTGIKVELEALDWGEAVRRMRAGEFDVIDCIVETVERRDYFDFTPPYAKIEVPVFFRNDISGITDLASLKGFPVGAEMGDQHVYKLRAAGVTDLILFQNFEEMIKAAKQRKISVFVADAPSALYLLNKAGIETEFRQSASIFREGIQRAVHKGDTALLQQVEAGFAAIDPGELKQIDEKWFGRTINWYGRYLVYAGYSAIVAVLIIAGLAGWNRLLRKRIQQRTAALVESEQRFRQIAENIHEVFWLTTIDLSEVLYVSPAYEAVWGRSRESAHQDPRSFIAAIHPDDRPRAVEALVGKRERGFDIEYRVVRPDGSVRWIRDRGFPIKDEAAHVYRIAGIAEDITERKLAEAVVKQTEDRIRLIIDTIPMMAWSVRPDGVVDFLNQRWLDYAGLSLEEYVKDPLAVIHPEDAPRVLEKWRANMAAGEPSEDEMRLRRADGEFRWFLVRTAPLRDEQGNIVKWFGSSVDIEDRKEAEGALKRAENSLRIVLDATPAMIHTARPDGYLDYFNARWLDYAGLSLEELQGWAWMAAIHPEDIEGEVKQWRACVASGEPFEWEVRMRRADGEYRWMLHRKVAVRDVNGNIVKWYGSGIDIDDRKKAEEALRQSEERFAAFMDNLPGYAWMKDLQGRYVYVNEMVRGLPGYRSLGKTDAQIWPADLAAEYRANDQQVVATKKPFHTVEHYQQEGKQHHMVGSKFPIFDKTGAVALVGGVGVDITDRVEAEEALRSSEQKLREQEEFYRLLTENTNDFIRMHELDGRSIYASPSVVQLYGREPAHLFQFAHPEDREPGQKWFAHVLAGERQRLIWRVRDKNGSWRWMETQGSLVRHEGRPRVMTVCREVTERKEAEEALRGSERQLHSLVGRLNTVREDEAKRIARELHDDLGQKLTALNMELENLEMKLAEATPGQRAQIARMHATVDQTIAAVHELSSELRLGQLDLLGLTAAIDWQLQEFSRRSGIQCVVTRLDEITNLSDARRTAVFRILQEALTNIVRHAGATRVEISLQAGPGLLALRIHDNGRGITAEELNDRQAIGLLGMHERAQGIGGTVKITGGDGRGTTVLVTAPREPAGRISA
- a CDS encoding N-6 DNA methylase; amino-acid sequence: MNPRSTTTNKTTSSGRFIELDADKLRGGYYTSAQIAAWLCKWAIREKTEHVLEPSCGDGSFLVAAVDRLVELGLSNAAIASQVTGIEILGPEAEQARRRLHPILTSQAKGVVKTSDFFTWWQKSEQPAFDVVVGNPPFIRYQTFPEPHRSKAMTIMEGFGLTPNRLTNIWVPFVVAATMSIKPGGRMALVLPAELLQVTYAAQLRSFLTDHFGRIDIVACNELFFEKAEQEVVLLLADEALAKASEVNVCRVTMTETATVAEITRKTPASLLKSAQAKTISHDNEKWLKYFLSPQEIEFIRQLRSNKITTTMATHASVDVGVVTGKNEFFVLSEGQVKEMALFDYTTPLVSRSVQLKGTRIGKTDWKSLSEAGDRVYLLNIANGHTEKLPEKLRKYIRYGESKEFHKGYKCSIRKPWYAVPSIWTPDGFLFRQIYDFPRAVLNNTEATSTDTIHRISCKIAKPERIVANTYTWMTAASAEIEGRSYGGGVLELEPTEAERLLMPAELNGAMPLADADKLIRAGKLDSVLEANARIVLMQHMGMTARECSILRDIWIKMRDRRMARRRSVQNTDALTNV
- a CDS encoding N-6 DNA methylase; amino-acid sequence: MTADPKSRARASIAALVQSFRRHEADYLSTTYNETQARTDFITPLLEAFGWDVHNSAAQSLGLREVIEEATVDVAEERVSKKPDYELRLARQRKIFVEAKKPSVHIERNRDAAFQTRRYGYSASLPISVLTNFHQLAVYDCLPQPSQTDEAHVARLMLVKYDEFEAHFDELWNLLSRATVYSGDFDRRFAVGVTRHGAEQFDDFFLGQVRSWRERLAVDIHANTPGLSSSELTYAVQLFLSRIVFLRICEDREIERYETLRGLDSANTFNALMSELRRADAFYDSGLFHLIDDERLGIRISDAVLESIIEELYYPQSPYTFAVVETEVLGEIYEQFLGEVITVNAASVEIVSKPEVRESGGVVPTPRYIVEAIVDRTLGPCLHGKSPEQIRSLTVADICCGSGIFLLSAYEFLLDHHLSWYLTHDRDRHTGSTIYESAGDQWRLTFAEKRRILLTHVRGVDIDGNAVEIARFSLLLKLIENETADGLRDYVTRHRHAALPALNGVLRSGNSLVRPAEWTTVLGQLPPALRDRVNPFSWETEFPEEMSRGGFDVIVGNPPYIRIQNMMAYSPEEAAFYQNPSSPYTTARQDNFDKYALFLERSVALLLVSGKLGVIVPHKFMTTHAGRALRQLLTTGYPLEKIVHFGVQQVFGRDASNYTCILVLNRRGVSEVEIERVETLDAWRYGSRGRIMLLPAANLGAEPWEFADDVTRALFSRIRAAFPTPLGEVAEIFVGVQTSKDDIYIFEAKADDAATATLEWNGRDWPIERGILRPCMQDMPLSPFSRAKANRWMIFPYQIVTERGRLQAQLIQPADMARLFPNCLAYLTARQAELARRNVVGGTRGFTQFYQFGRSQSLTKFNGPKIILPILSLEARYAYDDANITVTGGGNGPYYMIRPTLGANVSLEYLLAVLHHPLCEAMVRTNTSPFRGGYYSHGKQFIEHLPMPIPSTAERAFIEQLVRELIAANDAALAARTPDQRSLNERTATALREQIEQRVTALFGLSAEELAVARSVPVPA